The following DNA comes from Girardinichthys multiradiatus isolate DD_20200921_A chromosome 2, DD_fGirMul_XY1, whole genome shotgun sequence.
TCCCATCCAGGAGCGGCTTGCATACCTGCGTCCTTCCAGGGAGCTGCTGGAGTTCTACAGACAGAAGATTGCCCAGTATGATGCTGAACACGAAGAGTTGTTGCAAATGCTGGAGAAGTATAAAAGCGTCACAGAGGACCAGGTGGGAGTCCatggttgtttattttttgcctGCTTGTTTTCAGTTGTTACTGCATGTCAGAGTTACTGAGTCGTTTTAAATGATATTCTGTATCAATATCCTTCAAGCACAAACTACGTTATGACATACGACATCGGGAAGGAGAGATTGCAGAGCTTCAAAACGCCCTGAGTGACATGCAGGTTTACCTTTTCCAGGAGAGAGAGCAGTCTCTGCGGCTTTATGCAGAAAATGACAGACTAAAGATCAGGTAGGGGCACTGTGCAGGATAAAAGACAATTATAATACTCTAATTTTAAAGCATTGCACAACAAATCTACTTTGACATCTTTAGTATTTATCTTCACAATGTTGGAAATCCAATAAGTGCTCTAGAACTCCATTCACACTGGGGTAGATTGGTCAAAGCCACCTGTCATGTTTATATTGATAATGTATTATTTGGACACAGACATTTGCCATAAATACAGAATCACTGGATAAGCTTAGTCTCCAGTTGTTCACAGTGccttaaaaagttttttattccacttaaacattttcacattttgtcacgttacaaccacaaacggcatattttattgggaatttaagtaaaagaccaacacaataTCGTGCATAATtaggaagtggaaggaaaatgagacaTACTTAAAAATAATCTGATAAAGGTCTAAAAACTGTGGACAGCATTTGTATTTATcttctttactttgatacctttaataaaattcaatgcaaccaactgccttcagactAGGGCTGCagctaatgattattttgcaaatcgattaatctgtcaaCTATTATTTcgattaattgattaataatcAGATTGATTAATAATCGGAAAGCAAACGACTATTTtttttgattaattgattaataatcGGATAGCAAAATATGCTTAATAGAAGATTTTCTTTACataatttgaaccaggtgaaagCTAAAACTATGGCACTGGAgtagttctggatagagcatatttacagacgaATAAGGTTTTTCATCCTAACTGCTAAATGTTAATATGTTTTGGACAATTTTgccctaattactgctctgagtggttgttctttaaacaaatggcatgttttacagTCTGTATACTCCAATTAATGATTATtgaattactaaattagttgacgattatttcaataatcgattaatccgattaattgtttcagtccTACTTCAGACGTTACCTAGTTAGTTTAAactcagctgttctgtgaagaccgacgaggtttgttagagaacattagtgaacagcttcatgaagaccaaggaaacaGGAAAGAGGTCAGCAATAAAGTGTGGAGAtgtataataaaacaatttcccaagctttgaacatctcatagagCTCTGTTCAACCAGCATCcaacaatgaaaataatagtAAGCAGCCAATAGCCCATGGTCATTGCTGGGAGCTACAGAGATTCACAACTccggtgggaaaatctgttgacagaacaactaatagttgtgcactccaagtcaagtttatttatatagcgcttttcagcaacaaggcactcaaagcgctgttcatgaggaaaaacattacaatgatacagaaaatcaaacacagaaaaacaaatcaaatgacttTAATAATCCTTGgaggtttactggtaagagcttgttctaatccaatctttctaatagaggtaattagctcattaagtcatctgtggtaaggaattcatcctatGCTAGAAGAAAATggtaatattaatccttgaggtcgctggtatgaggcagctgtggtcccatcattcaaatagtaacagcaggaatcagcagggagggagggagagaaaacgtgtgtgtcttccaccgagagcaagagaaaatctgtattcataaaatcccaataaaatacattatacTTTTTGTTTGTAGACAAATGAGACAATGTTTGAGGGACGTGAATACTTTTTAAAGCTCTGTAATGCCACATTTGCATGTTGTGGGAACCAACACTGACTGACTGTTAATCTCTAATCAGAACATTTTGTCATTCAATATTTGTTCTCTAAAAGGTGATCCATTTGCATCCATTCAGCAAGGTTGAAGCACAGATCAGTTAGTCTTTTACCACCTTGTggaataaaatttttatttgatttattttacagtagCAGAAGTtcacaaggttttttttttttacgttaaTTAATGTAATAAgagcatttgtttttgttttaagacACAGTATAACTTTAGTATGAATATGTTAACTATATACTACTTTGGCATTCTCCCATCAGTTTTTAATCATATTTATGCTGCAGAGAGTTGGAGGACAGGAAGAAAATCCAACACCTTCTTGCTCTTGTTGGTCCAGATGAAGGAGAGATTACATACTTCCACCAAGAGCCTCCTCACAAGGTGGTACACACTCACAACGTCATAGATCTCTTGCATATCTAATGTCTCTACTATAAAATTAGTTTTTGCTATTAGAttattggaaaagaaaaacaaatggtttTAATTGTAATGTTTGCTTAACCATAGCAGTTTTTTCTATGAACTGATAAAgtgttgttgttctttttttctataaGACAATTAGGATAACTGTAAAATGTTCTAGGCTTTGGCTATGAGGTGGTACTTCAATGGTTTAAATGATTTTGAAGCTTAACTAAATTATTTGTCATAGTTGAACTGGatacaaaaaagtatcttgtattttttttgtttacatctaACTGAATTTTAAGAGGAATCAGTTTTGATTTTTGTCTCTGATAGACAACACATTTTCACTCCGAAAAGTGGACAACCCTAAAGACAACATCATGCATGTTCTTTCAGGTCACAATTACTCAGAGGCGCCCTGAGTCCAGGTTTGATGAAAATCTCAGTCTAAGGCCAACAAAGTTAAGACCAGCTTCGACCACAAAAGGTTTGaaagcatttattttacttattttaatcCAGTTACAcgagtgttgtttttttttttttataaatcattTCACTTTTAATTTTGTATCTGAATAGAGACTTTCAGGAAATCAAACGGTGCTTTCAATAGCAAGAGCTTGGAACAGTGTAAGAACGACAACCAGACGTTGTTGTTGCAGGTATGGCTCTACCTCCTTAACATGTTAACTGTGACTCTAACAAACACCACTACACAAGAAACAATGACATCCATTTCTCTTGGCcttttttcccttctttttATGTTCTTTCAGTTGTGGTAATTTGTGTGACATTTGATCGTGTTTTCAGGTGGAGGCACTGCAGGCTCAACTGGAGGAACAGACACGTCTGGCCAAAGAACAAGTGGAGGCTCTCCTTGAAGATCGAAGGATCAAAACGGAGGAAGCTCAGGCCCAACAATACAGAGACCAGGAACGCATTGTTGCACTGACTGAAaagtttgtctttttcatttctaAATTAATGCTTGTCactctttacatttttaattgatACTCTCTTGACGGACTACTCTAGATaactttaatctttttttattattatttatcaggCTCCAGCGTACTCAGAACCTGTTGCATGAAAGCACAAGAGACTTCTTACAGCTAAAATTTGACAGTCGGGCTCACGAGAAAAGCTGGATGGTAGAAAAAGATCGACTGCTGAGGGAGCTGGACTCCTGCCACAACCAACTACGAAAGGCCGGGTCCGGTGGCACTGAACTGGGAAGATCATGGCAGCCCAGCAGCAGCAGATctgctcctcttcttcctcgaCCCCAACCGGAGCTGGTTCAGCCATATAAGGAGGAGTTCAAGGTGATAAAAGCTACTTCATTATTTTTGTTGGGCAACCTGATTTAGATTTACTGAGCAGTAACTGTAGTTCACCATTGTTGTCACTAAATAATGTCCATTTAtccttttgactttttttttatcaggctCTACAGGATGATCTGAAACAAGCTCACAGGTTGGCAGAGATGTACAGAGAACAGTGTATCACTATGGAGACAGAACTGTCCCAAATCAGAGAGGAAGGAGACGTAGGCAGAGAAATATTTAAGGTGCGCTACttcaagatttgtttttttttttgtttgttttgcaattGAATTTCTTATTAATTATCCTATTTATGTTCAGGAGCGTTCAGACAAAATGGCCAAGCGTCTCCAGCTCATGACTCAGCGCTACGAGGCTTTGGAGAAGAGGAGGGCCATGGATGTGGAGGGCTTCAAGACAGATCTAAAACACCTCAGACAGAAGCTCAAAGATGTAGAGAAACAGCTGCTCAAGGTAAACATGCCCCTCCCCCCCCCGACtatcagttattttattttcatattagcATGACAACCTTTTATGAAATATGAAACGTTTTGTGTTTTCTACAGGTTACCTTGAATATTGGGCCCAACCAGGACTTAGCCATTTTACACGAAGTACGTCAAACCAATTCAAGGACAAAAAAGGTTCAGAATGAGCTGGTGGCTCTGAAAGCCAAAATTTATGGACTTGAAAATGAGCTAAGATTTAGCTGAAgaatttaatcttttttcctaaatgttttcctcttgaCTGTTTTTATGGATTCTTCTATTGTGTTTTACTGACATGCTGGCTGTTAATAATTTGTGCCTTGAAccaataaaactgttttacagcgattttctttttatattgaaTTCCATTGGTTTATGCGGGTTTCAGACTTAAACCCTGTCCACTTTAGAAGCTACCTCCATAGAGAGgttaattgttttatattttaaaattaatgtaaAGGATTGAGTCTACAGAGTTGATTCTTTTAAAGTCAGGaagtttttcattaaaaaaagtaaGAATCCTGACTAATTTTCTTATTTTGGAAACACTTCCGGCTACAATAAATAAACAGTAGACATAGACAGAAATTTGTGAACTAAATGTTTAGTTGTAGCCTTAAGGAAATCGGTTCTTTAGTTTCATTTCTACAAAAACGATCCCTTTGCCGACGTGTTTCCGGTGAAAGCTCAAAAATACATAATATTGTTGGAGTTGTTCTTCTGCGCATGCGCTCCGGTTTAAGCGTCACTATTGGTACAGTTTGTCCTGAATGGAGGCAGCATGAGGAAACCCAGGTCTAAGCATTGACAGTTGCGGCCGGAGATATTATGAGCTCCTGCTTCAGGTGTCAGTTTCACGAAGTAGCCAGTTTGTTCGTTGTTTACCCGCCGAGGCTTTTCCACTCAAGTGCATTGAAGCCATGCAGAGACTGAGGTGTTTCAAAAGTTTCTGGCAGTTGTTCAGGTCAAGCTGTGAGGGAGCAGCTAAACAAGCGAACAGCTCAAGAAGCTACAGCCACGTAAGTGACTGATTTGCAGTTTACGTTCATTCCAGTGTCAGAAGAAACCACGTGTGCGAGCAGGCCAGGATCAATGCGTTAAATCATGTTCTGTTATGTTTTACAGTAATCTGTCACTAAAGCTCCGTTTGTTTATGTTCCTTTTATGACGAGATTACACATGTAAAACAGATTATTCATTTTTCATTCCCACGTTAATGAATAACCTCAGGCCGTTCTCCCTCACTCACCAATAGGAGCTTATTTAGACTCCTCTGTCACTAAGATAGGATAGGATAGGGTATAACCTGGTGGGGCCAAATCAAAGCAAATGTCACATTTAATGGTCTTTTACAAGGCAAACAGATCTAGTTCAAATCCAGTTACACAGAATTCAAATTTAATTCAGAGCAGTCAATTTAAATCCAACACAATCTAGTCATACAGTCAGACAGATCCAGGCACATACAGCCCATCTTGATTCTAATTACAGTAAAGTGCAAACTCAGTTAATGATAAAAGGCCTATTTggaagaagctatttaaaaccTTCATAATTTGATAGTTAAGTTGAGTCATAACAGTTACCACCTTACATTTAtgtacactgtataaaaaataaaaaaaactttttcctcACTGACTTAGATTAAATAAGCCaaattttttcctgttttaggtcagataAAATGACGAAAATTacttctatttgctaaatgccaaaataaaGAGTTAGGTTTTTTTGGATATATTTATTAGACAAGTTCCAAATTCAGGGGTTTGCATAAATGTCCTTCATCAGTGGTAGAATTGCATtgtaaactgtatgacttgtgGCATTTTCTTCCACAAGCTTTTCACAAAAGTTTACTTCACAAAAGTTTAGTGGAATTTAGCCAAATCTTTTACTGAACTGGTGCAACTGAGTCGGGTTTGTAGTATCTTGCTCGCTGTTCTAGCTCTGCCAACACATCTTCTATTGGATAGATATAAGGGCTTTGTCATGGACAAACGTAAAGCTTTCTGTCCTTAAAGCCACTTTATGGTTAATTAGGCTGTCTTCTTAGGGTCATTATCCATTTTCAAGACCCATTTGTTCCCAAGCATTAAATTCCTGGCTGGTGTCTTGAGATGTTTCTTCAGTATTTTCAATGTTCTTTCCTCACAGTGTCAGTTTGGTAAAGTAcgccagtccctcctgcagctaATTACCcacacatgatgctgccaccattatacttcacagttgggatggtgttctcaagTTTGCAAACATTAtcctcgtacttgtactcgtcgtcttctgctttatccgggaccgggtcgcgggggcagcagacatccagagacttgaggtactcagggcagatctcatccacccccgaagccctgccaccgtggagctttttaaccacctcagtgacttcagcctgggtgatgaaagaatctaaccctgagtccccagcctctgtttccaccagggaatgcgtgatggcaggattgaggagatcctcaaagtactccttccaccgcccgataatgtccccatttgaggtcagcagcctctcacccccactgtaaacagtgttggcgaagcactgcttccccctctgaggcgccggacggcttgccagaatcgcttcgaggccaaccggtaatcctccatggcctcaccgaactcctcccaggtccgggtttttgcctctgccacagcccggactgcggcacgcttggcctcacggtacccgtcaccCGCCTCAGGAGGCCCACAagtcaaccacagccgataggactccttcttcagcttga
Coding sequences within:
- the ccdc77 gene encoding coiled-coil domain-containing protein 77 isoform X1; its protein translation is MSVKFYRTDSGMLGRMGSPTKHATPHRVNIHSPGKDVDSPLPPIQERLAYLRPSRELLEFYRQKIAQYDAEHEELLQMLEKYKSVTEDQHKLRYDIRHREGEIAELQNALSDMQVYLFQEREQSLRLYAENDRLKIRELEDRKKIQHLLALVGPDEGEITYFHQEPPHKVTITQRRPESRFDENLSLRPTKLRPASTTKETFRKSNGAFNSKSLEQCKNDNQTLLLQVEALQAQLEEQTRLAKEQVEALLEDRRIKTEEAQAQQYRDQERIVALTEKLQRTQNLLHESTRDFLQLKFDSRAHEKSWMVEKDRLLRELDSCHNQLRKAGSGGTELGRSWQPSSSRSAPLLPRPQPELVQPYKEEFKALQDDLKQAHRLAEMYREQCITMETELSQIREEGDVGREIFKERSDKMAKRLQLMTQRYEALEKRRAMDVEGFKTDLKHLRQKLKDVEKQLLKVTLNIGPNQDLAILHEVRQTNSRTKKVQNELVALKAKIYGLENELRFS
- the ccdc77 gene encoding coiled-coil domain-containing protein 77 isoform X3, whose amino-acid sequence is MLGRMGSPTKHATPHRVNIHSPGKDVDSPLPPIQERLAYLRPSRELLEFYRQKIAQYDAEHEELLQMLEKYKSVTEDQHKLRYDIRHREGEIAELQNALSDMQVYLFQEREQSLRLYAENDRLKIRELEDRKKIQHLLALVGPDEGEITYFHQEPPHKVTITQRRPESRFDENLSLRPTKLRPASTTKETFRKSNGAFNSKSLEQCKNDNQTLLLQVEALQAQLEEQTRLAKEQVEALLEDRRIKTEEAQAQQYRDQERIVALTEKLQRTQNLLHESTRDFLQLKFDSRAHEKSWMVEKDRLLRELDSCHNQLRKAGSGGTELGRSWQPSSSRSAPLLPRPQPELVQPYKEEFKALQDDLKQAHRLAEMYREQCITMETELSQIREEGDVGREIFKERSDKMAKRLQLMTQRYEALEKRRAMDVEGFKTDLKHLRQKLKDVEKQLLKVTLNIGPNQDLAILHEVRQTNSRTKKVQNELVALKAKIYGLENELRFS
- the ccdc77 gene encoding coiled-coil domain-containing protein 77 isoform X2, whose protein sequence is MKTCFRMLGRMGSPTKHATPHRVNIHSPGKDVDSPLPPIQERLAYLRPSRELLEFYRQKIAQYDAEHEELLQMLEKYKSVTEDQHKLRYDIRHREGEIAELQNALSDMQVYLFQEREQSLRLYAENDRLKIRELEDRKKIQHLLALVGPDEGEITYFHQEPPHKVTITQRRPESRFDENLSLRPTKLRPASTTKETFRKSNGAFNSKSLEQCKNDNQTLLLQVEALQAQLEEQTRLAKEQVEALLEDRRIKTEEAQAQQYRDQERIVALTEKLQRTQNLLHESTRDFLQLKFDSRAHEKSWMVEKDRLLRELDSCHNQLRKAGSGGTELGRSWQPSSSRSAPLLPRPQPELVQPYKEEFKALQDDLKQAHRLAEMYREQCITMETELSQIREEGDVGREIFKERSDKMAKRLQLMTQRYEALEKRRAMDVEGFKTDLKHLRQKLKDVEKQLLKVTLNIGPNQDLAILHEVRQTNSRTKKVQNELVALKAKIYGLENELRFS